The Cyclobacterium amurskyense genome contains the following window.
ATTCCAAAGCCAAATGAGACAATAAACCAGACTGCAAGTAGAATCAATAAGGTTCTAATATTGCGTTTCCAGTATTTTTGCATTTGTTTTTTATGGTTATCCATATAATAATATGTTTGAGTTTATTGGTTAAAATAATCCTGAAATTATTTAAAAAATCCGTAACTATCAGCAAGATTTCGTTAATCTACCAAAATTAAGGCAGTTTCGGCTTGAGCGATAGATGATTGGTTTGGCTCAGAATGCCAAAATATTACGAATTTATAATTAATCCTTTTTAAATAAACATTTTTCAACGCAGTTAATAGCGGTTTTAAAGCGCTTTTCCTCTGTGCCAGAGATTTTTTTCCAGGGCACCCCAGAAGCGCGCATTTCATTTTCATAAACCTGCATAAAATATTCGCGCATGGCAGGATCAGCATGTTCCCGCTGTGGATCTTCTGCCCAAGGAATGTCTATTGCAGTAAGTAAATAAAGTGAATATTCCCTGGTTTGGATCTGTTGCTTAATCCATTCGTGGGTTTGCTTATACCTGTGTTCACTCCACACCTTGATCACGCGAAGATCTGTATCACAAAATAATTTATCTTCAGCTTCCGCAGCCATTTCATCTTCCAATTTTACCTGCCCCTTTGCAATGGCCAAAAGGTCATCAAATGTATAGGGCCTATCCAATTGGTCGATGTATTCTCTAGCGTATTCAGGAACCCAGGGTGCATTGAAATGGGCGGCCAATTCCTGGCTTAAGGTACTCTTACCCGTAGATTCCGGCCCAATGATCACTATCTTATGCATTGGGTTGTGCATAGCCTTTGGCCAACTTGACCCAGGCAATTAAGCCTAGTACAGCCAAAATAGTGAAAACCAAAAATTGAAAGGAGGTAAGTACCAAGCCTTTGTAAAAGTAAAGAGGTACAGAAACCAAATCGGTAATGATCCAGGCAATCCAGTTCTCTACTTTCTTTTTTGCCATCAGCCACATCCCCACAAAAGCAGAGGAAGTGGTAAATGAATCCCAGTAAGGAACATCACTGTCTGTGAAATTTATCAAAACGAAATACAAGACCAAGTAAGAAAATATCCACAAGGCAAGGGATTGAAAAATTCCGGTTTTACTTAACCAGGTAATAGGGACAGCCGTTTTTCCCGGTTTGGGATTGGTCCAGATGTACCAGCCGAAGATGGACATGGAAAAATAATAGGCATTGATCCCCATGTCAGCATACAGTTTGACCTGCAAGCAAATCCAAACATAGATCAGTGTACTGACGATTCCGGTAGGAAACACCAAGATATTTTCCTTCATGGAATAATAAACAGAAGCAAGGCCGAAAACAACAGCTATGCCTTCCAACCAGCTCATTGCTGCGATCCCACTTTCTATGCCTTCTACTATGTATTGCCAATCCACGGACCGAATTTGCGATATATTTTTAACAAAAAAAAAATCAGCGATGAAGTTCCTGTAAAACTTCGACGCTGATTTCAATTGGAAATAATGGGCTTGTTAACCTATGTTTTTCTTTTTCATCTGATCCACTATGTATTCAGAAGTTCGGATAGAAAGGGCCAAAATGGTCCATGTTGGGTTTTTATCCGCCTGAGAAACAAATGGCCCAGCATCTACTACAAATAGATTGTCACATTCATGGGCTTGAGAATACTTATTCAAAACAGACGTTTTTGGATCATTGCCCATTCTGGTAGTACCTACCTCATGAATAATTCTTCCTGGGGCCTCTAAACCATATTTGGTGTCTGCTCCTGGTTTCTTGCCCATCACTTTGGCTCCCATGGAATCAAACATCTCTTCAAAGGTTTCCTGCATGTGCTTGGCTTGTTTCACCTCATGTTCGGTCCAGTTGTAATTGAATCGAAGCACAGGAATACCAAATTTATCTACTACTGTAGGGTCAATTTCACAATAATTGTCATACTGAGGAACAGATTCTCCCCTGCCAGCGATACCTACTGTGGCACCATAAATATTTCTAATGTCTTTTTTAAGACCTTCACCATAACCACCATTAGGTCTTGGCTTGCCAAATTCATCCTGCATGTATTTTCGCATGGACTCCATTCCAAAACCAAAACCATAATTTGGTTGGCGCATACCTCCACCGAATTCAAGGTGATATCCTCTAGGGAAATCCAGTTTTTTATTGTCCAACCACCAAGGGGTATACACGTGCAATGAACCTACACCGTCTTCATTGTATTTGTCTCTGCCTATAAAGTCAGTCATTAATGCAGACCTACTCGCTCCTGTAGAGTCATGCAGGTATCTACCTAAAGTCCCACTGCTATTAGACAATCCGTTAGGATGTTTAGTAGAAGCGGAGTTCATCATGATCCTGGCCGTCTCACCAGCAGAAGCACCTAAAACAACAACTCTTGCTTTCAGCTTGTATTCTTGCATGTCAACCTTGCTCACGTAGGAAACGCCCGTAGCTTCTCCTTTGTCATTGGTGGTAACTTTACGCACCATGGCATAGGTATAAAGATCTACATTTCCTTTTTTGATGGCAGGTTTTACCAATACTGTTCCTGCAGAGAAATCACCATAAACCTGACAACCCCTGTTACACTGCGCACAGAAAAAACAAGCGCCTCTTTCGTTATTTACCGGACGGGTCAAAACGGAAACCCTGGAAGGAAGTACAGGTAGGTTGATTTTTTTTCCTGCCTTGGTAAAGGCCGCCTCGTGCAATCTTGGCTTTGGCGGAGGAAGAAAGTTTCCATCAGGTTCATTTCTCATGCCTTCTTTAGAACCGAAGACACCTATCATTTTATCTACTCGATCGTAAAACGGTTTTACATCGTCATAGCCAATTGGCCAATCGTCTCCTAAACCATCAATGCTTCTTCTTTTAAAATCATCAGGTCCAAAACGTAGAGAAATTCTTCCCCAGTGATTGGTCCTTCCACCTACCATTCTGGAACGGAACCAGTCAAACTCAGTTCCATCTTTTCGGGTGTAAGGTTCTCCATCAATTTCCCATCCTCCATAGGCTGCATCAAAATCGCCAAAAGCACGAACCGTATTGGCCCCTCTTCTCGGTGATTCCCAAGGAAACCTCAATTGGGTTCTGTATTCTTCCATTGCAGGATCGAAGTCACTTCCTGCTTCTACCACTGCAACACTCAGACCTGCTTCTGAAAGAATTTTACTTGCCATTCCTCCACCGGCACCTGATCCTACAATTATCACATCATAGGTATCCAAGGATGATTTTATTTCAAAGCTCATTGCTGATTATTTTGAGTTTATTTATAATTCGCCCCCCAAAATAGGAGATTAATGCTAATTTTTCATCATTTCTAAAATCAGGGTTAAGCTGATCTATCAGAAACCACACACTAAGTCAGGATATTATTTGCCATTTCCACGATTTACAAACAATACAACGGACAAACCTAGGATTACACCCCTTCTTCCGATGAATATTTTTATGATTTAATTCGAAGAAAAGACAGCAAAAATTAACATTCAATGAACTGTTACCTGCAATTGAGGTTTTTGGATGTTAAAATTTTATTTTGCCCAAACATTTACTATCCTTATACTTTAAATAGGATAAAAAGTACTACCCTTGCCGGGTAAAGCACTTTTTTTTGCACAAAACATAACCCAAAAAATGAAAAAAAAGGAAAGAAGAAGCCAAGGTTGGTTTGGAAAAACTGGCAAGGATGGGCTTATTTATAGGTCATGGTTCAGAAAACAGGGCATCCCTACTCATGAACTAACTGGCAGCAAACCAATCATTGGAATTTGCAACACCTGGTCTGAGTTAACCCCATGTAATTCTCACTTTAGGGAATTGGCAGAATTCGTGAAAAAAGGCATATTGGAAGCAGGAGGTTATCCTGTAGAATTTCCGGTAATGTCACTTGGAGAAACCGTGATGAAACCCACGGCCATGCTCTATAGAAACCTGGCAAGTATGGATACAGAGGAGTCCATTCGTGCCAATCCATTGGATGGGGTAGTATTGCTTTGTGGTTGCGACAAAACCACTCCCTCACTAGTGATGGGAGCGGCAAGTGTGAACTTGCCAACCATTGTTGTTTCTGGTGGCCCTATGCTAACTGGAAGATACAGAGGCGCTGAAATCAGCACCAGTGACATTTGGAGGTTTAGTGAAGACTCCAGATCAGGAAAAATTTCCCAGGAGGATTTGTATGTTGCAGAATCCGGACTTTGCCGAAGTGATGGGCATTGTGGGGTAATGGGAACTGCCTCCACGATGGCCTGTATGGTAGAATCACTGGGCTTGTCCCTTCCTGGAAATGCTGCTATTCCTGCTCCTGATACTGGCAGAAAGATATTGGCCCACATGTCAGGCATGGAAATCGTGAAAATGGTTGAGAATGACCTGAAACTTTCTGATATCCTTACCAGAGAAGCTTTTGAAAATGCCATAATGGTCAATGCTGCCATAGGCGGGTCTACCAACTTTGTTATTCACCTATTGGCCATTGCAGGCAGGATGGGCGTGGAACTAGACCTGGAAGATTTCGACAAATATTCAGCAGGCATCCCACTTTTGGCTAATCTTCAGCCTTCTGGAAAGTATTTTATGGAAGACTTTTACTATGCCGGTGGATTGCCTCCCGTTATCCGTCAATTGAAAGACAAGCTACACAATGGAGCTCTTACCGTAACCGGTCAAAGCATAGGAAAGAACAATGAGAAATTTGAAAATTACAACAAAGAGGTAATTGCGGCCATTGATGAACCTTTCAATCCTTTGTCAGGAATAGTGGTACTCAAAGGCAACCTCTGCGAAACAGGCTCCATTATCAAGCCTTCTGCTGCCAGTCCTGAACTGATGAAGCATACAGGCAAGGCGGTAGTTTTTGAAGACATTGATGACTATAAAAACAAAATAGATGATCCCGATCTGGACATCGACGAAAATTCCATCATGGTGCTTAAAAATGTAGGCCCAAGAGGCTATCCAGGAATGCCGGAGGTAGGCAATATGGGACTCCCTCCAAAGGTACTGGCCAAGGGCATCAAGGACATGGTTAGGATTTCTGATGGAAGAATGAGTGGCACCGGTTTTGGAACAGTAATCCTTCACGCCACTCCTGAAGCGGCAGAAGGAGGGAACTTTGCAGTTGTGCAAACAGGTGATGAAATAGAGCTCGACGTAGAGGCCAGAAAGCTGAACTTATTGGTGTCAGATGAAGAGCTGACCAAAAGAAAAGCAGCCTGGAAAAAACCAGCAAGCCCTACAGAAAGAGGTTATGTGAGTCTGTATGTTAAGACTGTTGAACAAGCCAACCTAGGAGCCGATCTAGATTTTCTTAAAGGCAATTCAGGAAGTGAAGTCACCAAAGACTCTCATTAGTTCAACCCCATTATTACCGGAAAGCAATGCTGTTTTCCGGTAATTTTTAAACTTTATTAAACCCAATGAATAAAACCAATACGGAAGCTGCTCCAGTAGCCTTAGTTACAGGAGCCGGTGTAGGAATAGGCTTTGAAATCGTTTTTTTGCTGGCTTCCAAAGGTTATAAGGTCATGTTGAATGACTTGGATGAAGCCGTCACTACAAAAGCCTGTGAAAAGATAAACGCCACTTTTCCCCAGTCCTGTAAAGGAATTTCCGGAGATGTTTCGGACATCCATTTTATCGAACAAATGGTGCAACACACAGTCGAGGCATTTGGAGCCATAGACGTGGCCGTGGCCAATGCAGGCATCACTGTTTTTGGGGATTTCCTCACTTACAAGGAAGCGGATTTCCATAAAGTAATGCAACTGAATCTGGCAGGCAGCTTTTTTCTAGCCCAGCAGGTATCCCTGCAAATGATCAAACAGGAGACAGGAGGCAGTCTGCTTTTTATGTCCTCAGTCACCGGCCACCAGGCCCATAAAAATTTAGCTGCCTATGGCATGAGCAAAGCTGCTTTAGAAATGCTGGCCAAAACCCTGGTCGTAGAGCTTTCCCCCTATAAAATCAATGTAAATGCAGTGGCTCCTGGCGCCACCATGACGGAACGTACCGCTTCGGAAGAAGGCTATGAAAAGACCTGGTCAGAAATAACCCCCATGGGAAGGCCTGCCTATCCCAGAGACATTGCCGAGGCCGTGACCTTTCTGGTCTCCCCAGCCGCAAGGCACATCACAGGCCAGAGCTTGGTCATAGATGGAGGATGGACTTCTACCAGTCCTTCGCCTTATCGGTAGGGGATCGGTAATAAATTCAAACCTATAAGGTTTTAAAAACCTTATAGGTTTATTAAAATGTAACAACTATGAAAGGGCTAGTAAAATTTGAACCGAGTAGCTACTATCATGTGATAAACCATGCGGTAGGTAGCGAAAACCTTTTCAGATGTGATGAAAACTACCGGTATTTTCTAAGAAAATATGCGCAGTATATGCCTTCGGTGTGCAGTACCTTCTGCTATTGCCTTATGCCCAATCACATTCTTTTTTTAATCAGAACAATCGATGAAGAAGCTGCTCTAAAACATCCAAAATTCAAGAATGATTATCATAAGCTGGTCATGCAGGAATTGAGCAATCTATTAAATGCCTATGCAAAAGCTTACAATAAAAAATACGAGCGTAAAGGTGGGCTTTGGATAGATTATACGAAGCGATTTAAAATTGAATCAGACAGTTACCTTACTTCGGTTATAAATTACATTCACCAAAACCCTGTAAAACACACATTTACAAAAGATTTACGAGATTGGAGTTACAGTTCTTACTGGTCTCATCTTTCAGAAAAACCATCATTGCTCGCAAGAAAGGAAGTAATAAGTTGGTTTGGGGGAGCAAAAGAATTTGCTGATTTTCATACCTCAAACAACGTAGGACTTTTAGAAGAATGGGAATTGTTTAATTAGGTGAAGAAAAGTATAAGTGCAATTTGTGAGAACAATTACTAAGCAAACTAGTGCATAGTGCAACCTTGTCCTATACCTTCGACAGCCTCAGGGTACGAGAACGCCAACGAATTATTGACAGCATTTTGAGAATTAGTCTTACTTGGGCAGAATGGTAGGAAGAAGAGCATGATTTGAAAAATAAATTCCCGAAATTTGGAAGGTGATACTACTTTTTTCAAAGAATCAAGATTTAGTCTTTTACTACCTGTTATGATCAATTTATCTTCTGTTGAACAGCAAATTCAATACGTGACTAATTTTCAAGATTTTCTTTCCACGCCTTTTCATGGAAATAGCAATGCGATTTGTTGGACACGTAAGCTTATGGGGGGTTTTTCTGAGATTGTTAATCAGGTCTCACTTAATGAAAACATGGCCGAACTTCATCTTGATGAGCTTCTTGAACTTCAGTTGACTGGACAAGGGCAGCTTGCGCGTGAAATTCTTCTAGATGATTTGAAGGTTTTGAAAGCACATGGTGCCTCTCCCACACTTAATGTGATTCAGTCCTATGAAAGGGATGATAGTTACCCGTTTTTTCCCACCGATGTTTATTCCTTTCATGTAGATCGCGCGCCTATACCTGTCGACACTTTTTTATGTACTTACTATGGGGAGACAAGTGAAATATTGCCCAATTCACAAGCCGAACAAAAAGTGCTTGTTCCCGA
Protein-coding sequences here:
- a CDS encoding AAA family ATPase; translated protein: MHKIVIIGPESTGKSTLSQELAAHFNAPWVPEYAREYIDQLDRPYTFDDLLAIAKGQVKLEDEMAAEAEDKLFCDTDLRVIKVWSEHRYKQTHEWIKQQIQTREYSLYLLTAIDIPWAEDPQREHADPAMREYFMQVYENEMRASGVPWKKISGTEEKRFKTAINCVEKCLFKKD
- the pnuC gene encoding nicotinamide riboside transporter PnuC, encoding MDWQYIVEGIESGIAAMSWLEGIAVVFGLASVYYSMKENILVFPTGIVSTLIYVWICLQVKLYADMGINAYYFSMSIFGWYIWTNPKPGKTAVPITWLSKTGIFQSLALWIFSYLVLYFVLINFTDSDVPYWDSFTTSSAFVGMWLMAKKKVENWIAWIITDLVSVPLYFYKGLVLTSFQFLVFTILAVLGLIAWVKLAKGYAQPNA
- a CDS encoding GMC family oxidoreductase, producing MSFEIKSSLDTYDVIIVGSGAGGGMASKILSEAGLSVAVVEAGSDFDPAMEEYRTQLRFPWESPRRGANTVRAFGDFDAAYGGWEIDGEPYTRKDGTEFDWFRSRMVGGRTNHWGRISLRFGPDDFKRRSIDGLGDDWPIGYDDVKPFYDRVDKMIGVFGSKEGMRNEPDGNFLPPPKPRLHEAAFTKAGKKINLPVLPSRVSVLTRPVNNERGACFFCAQCNRGCQVYGDFSAGTVLVKPAIKKGNVDLYTYAMVRKVTTNDKGEATGVSYVSKVDMQEYKLKARVVVLGASAGETARIMMNSASTKHPNGLSNSSGTLGRYLHDSTGASRSALMTDFIGRDKYNEDGVGSLHVYTPWWLDNKKLDFPRGYHLEFGGGMRQPNYGFGFGMESMRKYMQDEFGKPRPNGGYGEGLKKDIRNIYGATVGIAGRGESVPQYDNYCEIDPTVVDKFGIPVLRFNYNWTEHEVKQAKHMQETFEEMFDSMGAKVMGKKPGADTKYGLEAPGRIIHEVGTTRMGNDPKTSVLNKYSQAHECDNLFVVDAGPFVSQADKNPTWTILALSIRTSEYIVDQMKKKNIG
- a CDS encoding IlvD/Edd family dehydratase, which codes for MKKKERRSQGWFGKTGKDGLIYRSWFRKQGIPTHELTGSKPIIGICNTWSELTPCNSHFRELAEFVKKGILEAGGYPVEFPVMSLGETVMKPTAMLYRNLASMDTEESIRANPLDGVVLLCGCDKTTPSLVMGAASVNLPTIVVSGGPMLTGRYRGAEISTSDIWRFSEDSRSGKISQEDLYVAESGLCRSDGHCGVMGTASTMACMVESLGLSLPGNAAIPAPDTGRKILAHMSGMEIVKMVENDLKLSDILTREAFENAIMVNAAIGGSTNFVIHLLAIAGRMGVELDLEDFDKYSAGIPLLANLQPSGKYFMEDFYYAGGLPPVIRQLKDKLHNGALTVTGQSIGKNNEKFENYNKEVIAAIDEPFNPLSGIVVLKGNLCETGSIIKPSAASPELMKHTGKAVVFEDIDDYKNKIDDPDLDIDENSIMVLKNVGPRGYPGMPEVGNMGLPPKVLAKGIKDMVRISDGRMSGTGFGTVILHATPEAAEGGNFAVVQTGDEIELDVEARKLNLLVSDEELTKRKAAWKKPASPTERGYVSLYVKTVEQANLGADLDFLKGNSGSEVTKDSH
- a CDS encoding SDR family NAD(P)-dependent oxidoreductase, whose protein sequence is MNKTNTEAAPVALVTGAGVGIGFEIVFLLASKGYKVMLNDLDEAVTTKACEKINATFPQSCKGISGDVSDIHFIEQMVQHTVEAFGAIDVAVANAGITVFGDFLTYKEADFHKVMQLNLAGSFFLAQQVSLQMIKQETGGSLLFMSSVTGHQAHKNLAAYGMSKAALEMLAKTLVVELSPYKINVNAVAPGATMTERTASEEGYEKTWSEITPMGRPAYPRDIAEAVTFLVSPAARHITGQSLVIDGGWTSTSPSPYR
- a CDS encoding DUF1826 domain-containing protein, whose protein sequence is MINLSSVEQQIQYVTNFQDFLSTPFHGNSNAICWTRKLMGGFSEIVNQVSLNENMAELHLDELLELQLTGQGQLAREILLDDLKVLKAHGASPTLNVIQSYERDDSYPFFPTDVYSFHVDRAPIPVDTFLCTYYGETSEILPNSQAEQKVLVPEIREELKKLHDGAAGYFESFLSEQFFDLHYLAKANAQPISLGLGHLCRLATDHPNSKVPPCIHRAPQEKNGQKRLLLIC